The Ruficoccus amylovorans genome has a segment encoding these proteins:
- a CDS encoding NAD(P)-dependent oxidoreductase, which yields MPRKKTRNTKPSVAFVGVGRMGANMARRLADCGYTVNAVYDVNRSGAEALAAELGCAAPRKLSEVTASADIIVTVVTNDAAMRKIFTAKRDNLLEKAAGKIFINCATVTPDLHRQIHTLARRRRANSLEGCMASSITQARDGTLYLMIGGEKKIFSKVEPLLADLSKELIYVGAAGKAAEVKALVNMVMNINTAGLAEGLGLGKALGLDLKVLCQVFSQTGANSRVLETDAEDMIKRDHDCFFSAAHAAKDSGIALKLGSKKRLKLPVATATKAQYDLMVKNGLGELDKSGVAELTFPGRQGAKKKTVRKAAKKTARKAVAKKAAKRTARKATTDKTAAKKAVSKKTATKKTARKAAKKTVAKKATKRVAKKATARKVARKAAVKKTTAKKVARKTTRKATKRTRKG from the coding sequence ATGCCTAGAAAAAAGACCCGTAATACCAAACCGTCCGTCGCCTTCGTTGGCGTCGGGCGCATGGGCGCCAACATGGCGCGACGACTGGCCGACTGCGGCTACACCGTGAACGCCGTTTACGATGTCAACCGCTCCGGCGCCGAGGCCCTCGCCGCCGAACTCGGCTGCGCCGCCCCCCGGAAGCTGAGCGAAGTCACCGCCTCTGCCGACATCATCGTGACCGTCGTCACCAACGATGCCGCCATGCGGAAGATCTTCACCGCCAAGCGCGACAACCTGCTCGAAAAAGCCGCGGGAAAGATTTTTATCAACTGCGCCACGGTCACACCCGACCTTCACCGCCAGATCCACACACTCGCACGCCGCCGCCGGGCCAACTCGCTGGAGGGCTGCATGGCCTCGTCGATCACCCAGGCGCGCGATGGCACGCTCTACCTCATGATCGGTGGCGAAAAGAAGATTTTTTCCAAAGTCGAACCCCTGCTCGCCGATCTGAGCAAGGAACTCATCTATGTCGGCGCGGCAGGCAAGGCCGCCGAAGTCAAGGCCTTGGTCAACATGGTCATGAACATCAACACCGCCGGCCTGGCCGAAGGTCTCGGCCTGGGCAAGGCGCTCGGCCTCGACCTCAAGGTGCTCTGCCAGGTCTTCTCGCAGACCGGCGCGAACAGCCGCGTGCTTGAGACCGACGCTGAGGACATGATCAAGCGCGACCACGACTGCTTCTTCTCAGCCGCGCATGCGGCCAAGGACTCCGGCATCGCGCTCAAGCTCGGAAGCAAAAAACGTCTCAAACTCCCCGTCGCCACCGCCACCAAGGCGCAATACGACCTCATGGTGAAAAACGGCCTGGGTGAGCTGGACAAATCCGGCGTAGCCGAGCTCACCTTCCCCGGTCGCCAGGGCGCGAAAAAGAAAACCGTCCGCAAGGCCGCCAAAAAGACCGCTCGCAAGGCAGTAGCCAAGAAGGCCGCCAAGCGTACCGCCAGAAAAGCGACGACCGATAAAACCGCCGCCAAGAAGGCCGTGAGCAAAAAGACTGCGACCAAGAAAACAGCCCGCAAGGCGGCGAAGAAAACCGTCGCAAAAAAAGCCACTAAGCGTGTGGCCAAGAAGGCAACGGCCCGCAAAGTCGCCCGCAAGGCAGCCGTAAAAAAAACGACCGCGAAAAAAGTCGCCCGTAAGACAACCAGAAAGGCGACCAAACGCACCCGCAAGGGCTGA
- a CDS encoding PP2C family protein-serine/threonine phosphatase, producing the protein MSENDDPAPPIKVTWSGMTHPGRFRKNNEDAFLALTVDAEEMRLLGKDGTSPMEGSDFIFAVSDGMGGANAGEYASRIAIDRISHTLPRSFWLGAMGMRRGAGEWLEHLFEEIHTEMSRMSHSYPECSGMGATLSLCWFAPGKMNFAHIGDSRIYYWPGGGELRQISHDHTHVGWLVRTGQITESQARFHPAKSGLQQVLGGNVGNIDPQIGSVEYEPGDRFVLTTDGITDGLSTRGIQSVFERSAKDERSISRRLIDEAMFNSGRDNLTALVIEIS; encoded by the coding sequence ATGAGCGAGAACGACGATCCCGCGCCACCAATAAAAGTCACCTGGTCCGGCATGACCCATCCGGGCCGGTTCCGCAAAAACAACGAGGACGCATTCCTGGCCCTGACCGTCGATGCAGAGGAAATGCGCCTGCTGGGCAAGGACGGCACTTCCCCGATGGAGGGCAGCGACTTTATTTTCGCGGTCAGCGACGGCATGGGCGGGGCCAATGCCGGGGAATACGCCAGCCGCATCGCCATCGACCGCATCTCGCATACGCTTCCGCGCAGTTTCTGGCTCGGGGCGATGGGAATGCGCCGCGGGGCAGGAGAGTGGCTGGAGCACCTTTTTGAGGAAATTCACACCGAGATGAGCCGTATGAGCCACTCCTACCCCGAGTGCAGCGGCATGGGGGCGACGCTGAGCCTGTGCTGGTTCGCTCCCGGGAAAATGAACTTCGCCCACATCGGCGACAGCCGTATCTACTACTGGCCCGGCGGGGGGGAGCTTCGGCAGATCAGCCACGACCACACGCACGTGGGCTGGCTGGTGCGCACCGGGCAGATTACCGAGTCGCAGGCCCGCTTCCACCCGGCCAAGAGCGGGCTGCAACAAGTGCTCGGCGGAAACGTCGGCAACATTGATCCGCAGATCGGCTCCGTCGAATACGAACCGGGCGACCGCTTTGTCCTGACCACCGACGGGATCACCGACGGGCTGTCTACACGTGGCATTCAGAGCGTGTTCGAGCGCTCGGCCAAGGACGAGCGGAGCATCTCCCGCCGCCTGATCGACGAGGCGATGTTCAACTCCGGACGCGACAACCTGACCGCGCTTGTGATCGAAATCTCCTGA
- a CDS encoding serine/threonine protein phosphatase has product MHDIKDTKQASVRIAWDGKVHKRYRGPMARQRFENEVRVLRYLEEKGCDFVPKLLHADPEEGDGYIVTTNCGKVVDKIGRDKADALFKELEEKYGVRHDDAFPRNITYNDWTGRFNVIDFEFATILETGEGLTLGEIEENRRETGWENKQ; this is encoded by the coding sequence ATGCACGATATTAAGGATACGAAGCAGGCGAGCGTCAGAATCGCATGGGATGGGAAAGTTCACAAGCGTTATCGTGGTCCGATGGCCCGCCAACGGTTCGAAAATGAGGTTCGCGTCCTGCGTTATCTGGAGGAAAAAGGCTGTGATTTTGTCCCGAAACTGCTTCACGCCGACCCGGAGGAGGGAGACGGCTACATCGTCACCACCAACTGCGGGAAAGTCGTGGACAAGATCGGTCGGGATAAGGCCGACGCTCTGTTCAAGGAACTGGAGGAGAAATACGGCGTCCGTCACGACGACGCGTTCCCCCGGAACATCACGTATAACGATTGGACGGGCCGGTTCAATGTCATTGATTTCGAATTCGCCACAATTCTGGAGACCGGCGAGGGGCTGACCCTGGGCGAAATCGAGGAAAACCGCCGCGAGACGGGCTGGGAAAACAAGCAATAA
- a CDS encoding glutamine synthetase beta-grasp domain-containing protein — MTKYKLEYIWLDGYQPVPNLRGKTRIASEAPKSVEDCPEWGFDGSSTQQAEGHSSDCILKPVALYPDAGRPNGFIVMCEVMLPDGTPHPSNMRATIIDDENAWFGLEQEYFLFRDGRPLGWPKDGGFPSPQGPYYTGVGYQNVGDIARKIVDEHLDLCLAAGINHEGINAEVAKGQWEFQVFAKGSKKCADDIWVARYLLSRLCEKYCIDVEWHCKPFKGDWNGSGMHCNFSTEYLRTVGGKEYFLKLMDAFEKNKDEHIAAYGPDNHLRLTGLHETQSIDKFSWGVADRGASIRVPHSFVKNDYKGYLEDRRPNSQGDPYRICSRVLQTIAEVPTE, encoded by the coding sequence ATGACAAAATACAAGCTAGAATACATTTGGCTCGACGGCTACCAGCCCGTGCCGAATCTCCGTGGAAAGACTCGCATTGCCAGCGAAGCGCCCAAGAGCGTTGAAGACTGCCCTGAGTGGGGTTTTGACGGAAGTTCGACGCAGCAGGCCGAAGGGCACAGCTCCGACTGTATCCTCAAGCCGGTCGCCCTCTATCCCGATGCCGGCCGTCCCAACGGCTTCATCGTGATGTGCGAAGTCATGCTCCCGGACGGCACCCCGCATCCCTCCAACATGCGCGCCACCATCATCGACGATGAAAACGCATGGTTCGGTCTTGAGCAGGAGTACTTCCTTTTCCGCGACGGTCGCCCTCTGGGCTGGCCCAAGGACGGTGGTTTCCCGAGCCCGCAGGGCCCGTACTACACCGGCGTCGGCTACCAGAATGTCGGTGACATCGCCCGTAAAATCGTGGACGAACACCTCGACCTCTGCCTCGCCGCCGGTATCAACCACGAAGGCATCAACGCTGAAGTGGCCAAGGGCCAGTGGGAATTCCAGGTCTTCGCCAAGGGCTCCAAGAAGTGCGCTGACGACATCTGGGTCGCCCGCTACCTGCTCTCCCGCCTGTGCGAAAAGTACTGCATCGACGTGGAATGGCACTGCAAGCCCTTCAAGGGCGACTGGAACGGCTCCGGCATGCACTGCAACTTCTCGACCGAGTACCTGCGCACCGTCGGCGGCAAGGAATACTTCCTCAAGCTCATGGACGCCTTCGAGAAGAACAAGGACGAGCACATCGCCGCTTACGGCCCGGACAACCACCTGCGTCTGACCGGCCTGCACGAAACCCAGTCGATCGACAAGTTCTCCTGGGGTGTGGCCGACCGTGGCGCTTCCATCCGCGTCCCCCACAGCTTCGTCAAGAACGACTACAAAGGCTACCTGGAAGACCGTCGTCCGAACTCGCAGGGCGATCCCTACCGGATCTGCTCCCGCGTGCTTCAGACCATCGCGGAAGTCCCCACCGAGTAA
- a CDS encoding type II secretion system protein produces the protein MSNNTHSRNQARRGLTLIELLTAIAVVGVLSSMAFAVSVKVKDYAAKTNECATARQLVSTFLLYPNDNNGTFMRGSGEEPKGELKGFGGATISADKEEAMRWPWKLANLMTDGASGLFTSEHQDYYQYLQSRHDNYNLSLTPSMAMNLVFVGGNYRSSTLAPDAKTQGRGNRKAIYAYDYCVTRPDIAYKPSDIIVFVSAFSDYAEGWEDVGFYSAVPPISPDGMRWGSYTESIPSSMGHVHLRHNNEAVVAMLDGSVRMMGEDELRDMRHWSNQAIIANDPNFADFKQN, from the coding sequence ATGAGTAACAATACGCACTCGCGTAACCAGGCCCGCCGTGGCCTGACGCTTATCGAACTTCTGACCGCCATCGCGGTGGTCGGCGTGCTCAGCAGCATGGCCTTCGCCGTCAGTGTGAAGGTCAAGGACTACGCCGCCAAAACGAACGAATGCGCCACTGCCCGGCAGTTGGTCTCGACATTCCTGCTCTACCCGAATGACAACAACGGGACCTTCATGCGGGGCAGCGGCGAGGAGCCCAAAGGGGAGTTGAAGGGCTTCGGTGGGGCGACGATCTCTGCTGACAAAGAAGAAGCCATGCGCTGGCCCTGGAAGCTGGCCAACCTGATGACGGACGGAGCCAGCGGGCTCTTTACCTCCGAGCACCAGGACTACTACCAGTACCTGCAAAGCCGTCACGACAACTACAATCTCAGCCTGACGCCCTCGATGGCCATGAATCTCGTCTTCGTGGGCGGCAATTACCGCAGCAGCACGCTTGCCCCCGATGCGAAGACCCAGGGCCGTGGCAATCGGAAGGCGATCTATGCCTACGACTACTGTGTGACGCGCCCGGACATCGCCTACAAGCCGAGCGACATCATCGTTTTTGTCTCGGCCTTCAGCGATTACGCGGAGGGCTGGGAAGATGTCGGCTTCTACAGCGCGGTTCCCCCGATTTCCCCTGATGGTATGCGCTGGGGAAGCTATACCGAAAGCATCCCCTCCAGCATGGGGCACGTTCACCTGCGCCATAACAACGAGGCCGTGGTCGCCATGCTGGACGGAAGCGTGCGGATGATGGGCGAGGATGAGCTGCGCGACATGCGTCACTGGTCTAATCAGGCGATTATCGCCAATGACCCGAATTTTGCCGATTTTAAGCAAAACTAG
- a CDS encoding InlB B-repeat-containing protein, producing the protein MQLRKLASVAIALMGVSAADSYALSEFFWQNSCWPGFEGEPDSEVAIFDRVQHGYTEWENPFLTPVPSDVNTPTPAADGGQSTNEDAVLAQIGTDAVRVTGHPGIYSNEGVLSFVVYDNPSYNPGQVIFQVNTVGRLPATEAVIYYREVENGELFGPVPYTHVGFLMGGDSNTGGGGQGIMAWEWDLSAYNVAEYYIAFEASGTSMSLWGATLDTWVGYSAELASALFVSTNTSFGNRGSVDHHLSGETYASLTYEDGDTVVLEAVAEPGWAFVRWVGNVPEADVTNPTLTMTVDGSITAEAIFAPMTYDAWASDIILPAFTGGNPVVNGARDADPNQNGLINVLEYAFGGLPEEWSSPEALPVAGVSEDGKHLTLTYRRQPVATDLEYTVLVSNDMTVWNHNTDGSGQIYTTSEISPTINEDGTQNVIVTDMTDLSTLPAGTVRQMRLQISLD; encoded by the coding sequence ATGCAATTAAGAAAGCTGGCGAGCGTCGCGATTGCGCTGATGGGAGTGTCTGCGGCAGATTCTTATGCCCTGAGCGAGTTCTTCTGGCAGAATAGCTGTTGGCCGGGCTTTGAAGGGGAGCCTGACAGTGAAGTGGCGATATTTGACCGGGTGCAGCATGGCTACACCGAATGGGAAAATCCCTTTTTAACCCCTGTGCCCTCCGACGTTAATACGCCGACTCCGGCTGCCGACGGGGGGCAGAGCACGAATGAAGACGCGGTGCTGGCACAAATCGGTACGGATGCGGTCCGGGTTACCGGGCACCCGGGGATTTACAGCAATGAAGGCGTGCTGTCCTTTGTCGTGTACGACAACCCGTCCTACAATCCTGGCCAGGTTATTTTTCAGGTCAACACAGTGGGCCGTTTGCCCGCCACGGAGGCCGTGATCTACTACCGGGAAGTCGAAAACGGTGAACTGTTTGGTCCTGTGCCGTACACACACGTTGGATTCCTGATGGGCGGAGATTCCAACACCGGCGGTGGCGGACAGGGGATCATGGCCTGGGAATGGGACTTGAGCGCTTATAATGTCGCCGAGTATTACATCGCTTTCGAAGCTTCTGGCACGAGCATGAGCCTTTGGGGGGCCACGCTTGACACTTGGGTCGGTTATTCAGCCGAGTTGGCCAGTGCGCTCTTTGTTTCCACTAATACATCTTTTGGTAACCGCGGTAGTGTTGACCACCACCTCTCCGGTGAGACCTACGCCAGTCTGACCTATGAGGACGGCGACACGGTTGTGCTCGAAGCCGTGGCCGAACCTGGCTGGGCGTTCGTGCGGTGGGTGGGCAATGTGCCCGAGGCTGATGTCACCAATCCCACGCTGACCATGACGGTGGACGGCAGCATCACGGCCGAGGCGATTTTCGCCCCCATGACCTATGACGCGTGGGCGTCGGACATTATCCTGCCGGCCTTTACCGGTGGTAATCCAGTCGTCAATGGCGCGCGTGATGCCGACCCGAACCAGAACGGCCTGATCAATGTCCTGGAGTACGCCTTTGGCGGCCTGCCGGAAGAGTGGAGCAGCCCCGAAGCCCTTCCCGTGGCCGGAGTGAGCGAGGATGGCAAGCACCTGACGCTGACCTACCGCCGCCAGCCTGTCGCGACCGACCTGGAGTACACCGTCCTCGTCTCCAACGACATGACGGTGTGGAACCACAACACCGACGGCTCCGGCCAGATCTACACCACCAGTGAAATTTCCCCTACCATCAACGAAGATGGGACCCAGAACGTTATTGTTACCGATATGACCGACCTCAGCACCTTGCCGGCAGGAACCGTCCGGCAGATGCGCCTGCAAATTAGCCTCGATTAA
- a CDS encoding PEP-CTERM sorting domain-containing protein, which yields MKTMQRIALAAALLAPVFSHADLLNITLPGTTAQGTWVFNDTYYTGYAYGAAWPSAMAPITSAPYSSDINASLNRLSGDGYITAGTDGMLYTAGFYPGAPGTVLEISATPSLDLNNLIFEMDFSETSPVTVSLTYNGGTILAPTYTYSGPGSSSSEMGGDSDMLALQWDLTGITVTDYTITIDAPIHTGIYAISVVEGDTFDGKAIPEPSTYAALAGLGVLGLALLRRKLSQK from the coding sequence ATGAAAACTATGCAACGCATCGCACTGGCCGCCGCTCTGCTGGCCCCGGTGTTCTCCCACGCTGATCTGCTCAATATCACCCTGCCCGGTACGACAGCCCAAGGCACTTGGGTCTTCAACGACACATACTACACCGGCTATGCCTATGGAGCCGCTTGGCCGAGCGCGATGGCGCCCATCACCAGCGCCCCGTACAGCAGCGACATCAACGCCTCCCTCAACCGCCTTTCGGGTGACGGCTACATCACCGCGGGGACAGACGGCATGCTCTATACCGCCGGATTCTACCCTGGCGCCCCGGGTACCGTCCTGGAAATCAGCGCGACTCCCTCGCTTGACCTGAACAACCTCATCTTTGAGATGGATTTCAGCGAGACGTCTCCCGTAACCGTATCGTTGACTTATAACGGCGGAACGATCCTCGCTCCCACCTACACATACAGCGGCCCCGGCAGCAGCTCCTCTGAAATGGGCGGAGACAGCGACATGCTCGCCCTGCAGTGGGACCTGACCGGCATCACCGTCACCGACTACACGATCACGATTGATGCGCCGATCCATACCGGGATATACGCCATCAGCGTTGTCGAAGGTGACACTTTTGACGGCAAGGCCATCCCCGAGCCCTCCACCTACGCCGCCTTGGCTGGCCTGGGTGTCCTCGGACTCGCGCTGCTGCGCCGCAAGCTTTCCCAGAAGTAA
- a CDS encoding hemin-degrading factor, producing MNTTITEATSTPEELKARWAELLEANPKLRIRNAAEELGVSEAALLATQCGETVTRLAVSDWEAFMQTWKSLGKVMVLTRNENCVHEKTGEYEQIHPLMHGGKIGLTTGKDIDLRLFMGGWKHAFAVEDLSIPGGHSRSIQVFDPTGTAIHKIYVKSEAGIEPFHKLVEQHRAEDQSKAFAAEAPEPKRPEMPDAQVDKDALLAGWKALKDTHDFFPLLMKCRTGREQALRLAEGVFTKKVSNTAARKVLDLASERGTSIMVFVGNDHCIQIHTGPVKKVMEYQDWYNVMDPGFNLHLKESGIVSCWLVRKPTTDGEVNSLEVFDKDGEVIVQFFGERKPGSPELEDWRELLSAID from the coding sequence ATGAACACGACGATTACTGAAGCTACTTCAACGCCCGAGGAACTCAAAGCCCGCTGGGCGGAGCTGCTGGAGGCGAACCCGAAGCTGCGCATCCGTAACGCCGCCGAAGAGCTTGGCGTGAGCGAGGCCGCGCTGCTGGCCACCCAATGCGGGGAAACGGTCACGCGCCTGGCGGTGTCGGACTGGGAAGCTTTCATGCAGACATGGAAGAGCCTGGGCAAGGTCATGGTGCTGACCCGCAACGAGAATTGCGTCCATGAAAAGACCGGCGAATACGAGCAGATCCACCCGCTGATGCACGGCGGCAAGATCGGCCTGACCACGGGCAAGGACATCGACCTGCGCCTGTTCATGGGTGGCTGGAAGCATGCCTTCGCGGTTGAAGACCTCTCCATCCCCGGCGGCCACAGCCGTTCGATCCAGGTGTTTGACCCGACCGGCACGGCCATCCACAAGATTTACGTCAAGAGCGAAGCCGGGATCGAGCCCTTCCACAAGCTTGTGGAACAGCACCGCGCCGAAGACCAGTCCAAGGCTTTCGCCGCCGAAGCCCCCGAGCCCAAGCGCCCGGAAATGCCCGACGCGCAGGTGGACAAGGACGCGCTCCTGGCCGGTTGGAAAGCGCTCAAGGATACGCACGACTTCTTCCCTCTGCTGATGAAGTGCCGCACCGGCCGCGAGCAGGCGTTGCGCCTGGCCGAAGGCGTTTTCACCAAGAAAGTGAGCAACACCGCCGCCCGCAAGGTGCTCGACCTCGCCAGCGAACGCGGCACCTCGATCATGGTTTTTGTGGGCAACGACCACTGCATCCAGATCCACACCGGCCCGGTCAAGAAGGTGATGGAGTATCAGGACTGGTACAATGTCATGGACCCCGGCTTCAACCTGCACCTGAAGGAATCCGGCATTGTCTCCTGCTGGTTGGTTCGCAAGCCGACCACGGACGGCGAAGTCAACTCGCTCGAAGTCTTCGATAAGGACGGCGAGGTGATTGTGCAGTTCTTTGGCGAGCGCAAGCCCGGCAGCCCCGAGCTGGAGGACTGGCGCGAGCTTCTCAGTGCCATTGATTAA
- a CDS encoding ABC transporter substrate-binding protein, whose protein sequence is MKKSYQILFTHATALAALLTAPLLRADEPAPRIISIGGASTEIVFALGRGDEVVAVDLSSTYPPEAAQLPKVGYIRQISPEGVLSMNPSLIVTSESMGPPAAKAAMKQVSIPVVWCPEPESPEALYASLETVGKELDKEAEAAALITEIQGQLAEVSARTAQWETKPRVLFFMQPPSKSRAGMVAGSQTRADELIVLAGGENAASDVTRYQPYALESILAAQPDVILLGTSIGHGAGPGDADFLLGLPELSQVPAVKNGRVVTVPMDNLNFGPRLGEAALSWSEIIAPGEK, encoded by the coding sequence GTGAAAAAGTCTTATCAGATCCTCTTTACGCACGCCACCGCCCTGGCTGCCCTGCTAACCGCTCCTCTGCTCCGTGCCGACGAGCCCGCCCCGCGCATCATCAGCATCGGAGGAGCCTCCACCGAAATCGTCTTCGCGCTGGGCCGGGGGGATGAGGTCGTCGCGGTCGATCTTTCCAGCACCTATCCGCCCGAGGCCGCCCAACTGCCCAAGGTCGGCTACATCCGGCAGATTTCCCCCGAAGGAGTGCTCTCCATGAACCCGAGCCTCATCGTGACCTCCGAGTCGATGGGCCCGCCCGCCGCCAAGGCGGCCATGAAGCAGGTCAGCATCCCGGTGGTGTGGTGCCCCGAGCCCGAGAGCCCGGAAGCCCTTTACGCCTCGCTGGAAACTGTCGGCAAGGAGCTGGACAAGGAAGCCGAAGCCGCTGCCCTCATCACGGAAATCCAGGGCCAGCTCGCGGAAGTCTCCGCCCGCACCGCGCAGTGGGAAACGAAGCCGCGCGTCCTGTTTTTCATGCAGCCGCCGAGCAAAAGCCGCGCCGGCATGGTGGCCGGGAGCCAGACCCGCGCCGATGAGCTGATCGTGCTCGCCGGCGGGGAAAACGCCGCCTCCGACGTGACCCGCTACCAGCCCTACGCGCTGGAGTCGATCCTCGCCGCCCAGCCGGACGTGATCCTGCTCGGCACGAGCATCGGGCACGGAGCCGGTCCCGGCGACGCCGATTTCCTGCTCGGCCTGCCCGAACTGAGCCAGGTGCCCGCCGTCAAAAACGGCCGCGTGGTCACCGTCCCGATGGACAACCTCAACTTCGGCCCCCGCCTCGGGGAAGCCGCCCTGAGCTGGTCGGAAATTATCGCCCCCGGCGAAAAGTAA
- a CDS encoding FecCD family ABC transporter permease: MNPARSHSIKTVLLVLIGLCTLAISLVSLNTGTVELTTSETTSVLAYRLGLSSEKPGILADTVVWDLRLPRIVLALAVGAGISLAGAAMQGLFRNPLADPGIIGVSSGAATGGVIAILFGGLFAASWPGFTQYALPICAMAGGVGTTFLIYRLSNIGGRTHIATMLLTGIAVNAISGALIGFVVTRFADDTQIRTITFWTLGSLAGANWHSALLVSGLTLLGAIWVLSQWRSLNAFLLGEAEAFQLGISVQRVKSGLIFVTAAMVGITVAACGIIGFVGLVVPHMIRLSLGPDHRWLLPGSVILGGAVMVLADLGARTLVAPAELQIGILTALIGGPFFLGLLLSAKRKLSI, encoded by the coding sequence ATGAATCCCGCCCGCTCCCACTCGATTAAAACAGTTCTGCTCGTGCTGATCGGCCTGTGTACCCTGGCGATCTCGCTGGTCAGCCTGAACACCGGAACGGTCGAACTCACCACCAGCGAAACCACCAGTGTGCTCGCCTACCGTCTCGGGCTTTCCTCTGAAAAACCGGGCATCCTGGCCGACACCGTGGTCTGGGACCTGCGCCTGCCTCGCATCGTGCTCGCCCTCGCCGTGGGCGCGGGGATTTCACTGGCAGGCGCGGCCATGCAGGGGCTTTTCCGAAACCCGCTGGCTGATCCGGGCATTATCGGCGTTTCCAGCGGGGCCGCCACCGGCGGGGTCATTGCCATCCTTTTTGGCGGGCTGTTTGCCGCCAGTTGGCCCGGCTTTACCCAGTACGCCCTTCCCATCTGCGCCATGGCCGGAGGCGTTGGCACGACCTTTCTCATCTACCGGCTGTCCAACATCGGCGGGCGCACCCACATCGCCACCATGCTGCTGACCGGGATCGCTGTGAACGCCATTTCCGGGGCACTCATCGGCTTTGTCGTGACCCGTTTCGCCGACGACACGCAGATCCGCACCATCACCTTCTGGACCCTCGGCAGCCTGGCCGGGGCCAACTGGCACAGCGCCCTGCTCGTCTCCGGACTGACCCTGCTCGGGGCCATCTGGGTGCTCAGCCAGTGGCGCTCCCTGAACGCCTTCCTGCTGGGCGAGGCCGAAGCCTTCCAGCTCGGCATTTCCGTGCAGCGTGTCAAAAGCGGGCTGATCTTCGTCACGGCGGCAATGGTGGGCATCACCGTGGCCGCCTGCGGGATCATCGGCTTTGTCGGGCTGGTCGTCCCGCACATGATCCGGCTCAGCCTCGGCCCGGACCACCGCTGGCTCCTGCCCGGATCGGTCATCCTGGGCGGCGCGGTCATGGTCCTGGCCGACCTCGGTGCGCGCACGCTCGTTGCTCCGGCGGAGCTTCAGATCGGCATACTCACCGCGCTGATCGGCGGTCCGTTCTTCCTCGGCCTGCTCCTGTCGGCCAAACGCAAACTCTCCATCTAG
- a CDS encoding heme ABC transporter ATP-binding protein, which yields MLEARQLSFSYGRHPVLSGVSLKLTPGKLVALLGTNGAGKSTLLKILTGELDPDQGQVLLEDKPLSAWPTRELAQARAVLPQEPRLAFNFTVRDVVLMGRTPHIHRGETPRDHEICRLALRRVDLQDFAHRYYLELSGGERQRVHLARVLAQIWEPLEQQSRYLLMDEPVAGLDLAHQHGTLRIARELASEGVGVLAILHDINLALAYADETILISGGGVSADGPTAEVLTEERVAEVFNVQAILHRNGDRTPFMQTLPRD from the coding sequence ATGCTCGAAGCGCGGCAACTCAGTTTCTCCTACGGCAGGCACCCGGTCCTCAGCGGAGTCTCGCTCAAACTCACCCCCGGCAAGCTTGTCGCCCTCCTGGGCACCAACGGCGCGGGCAAGTCCACCCTGCTGAAAATCCTCACCGGCGAACTCGACCCCGACCAGGGCCAGGTGTTGCTGGAGGACAAACCGCTCTCGGCCTGGCCCACCCGCGAGCTTGCCCAGGCCCGAGCCGTGCTCCCGCAGGAACCGCGGCTGGCCTTTAACTTTACCGTGCGCGACGTCGTCCTGATGGGCCGCACGCCGCACATCCACCGCGGCGAGACGCCCCGCGACCACGAAATATGCCGCCTGGCCCTGCGCCGGGTGGACTTGCAGGACTTTGCCCACCGCTACTACCTCGAACTCTCCGGCGGCGAACGCCAGCGCGTCCATCTGGCGCGCGTGCTGGCCCAGATTTGGGAACCACTGGAGCAGCAATCCCGCTACCTGCTGATGGATGAGCCCGTCGCCGGGCTCGACCTGGCCCACCAGCACGGCACGCTCCGCATCGCCCGTGAGCTGGCCTCCGAGGGCGTCGGCGTGCTCGCCATCCTCCACGACATCAACCTCGCCCTGGCCTACGCCGATGAGACGATTCTCATCAGCGGGGGCGGTGTCTCCGCCGACGGCCCCACCGCCGAGGTGCTGACCGAGGAGCGCGTGGCCGAGGTCTTTAACGTGCAGGCCATTCTCCACCGCAACGGCGACCGCACCCCCTTCATGCAGACGCTTCCGCGGGACTGA